A genomic stretch from Sulfobacillus thermosulfidooxidans includes:
- the cobM gene encoding precorrin-4 C(11)-methyltransferase, protein MKEIKAGMVYIIGAGPGDPELLTVRGMHILQQADTVIYADSLIDTQILSYCRASTHIVTSSDHHLDEIIAVMVQAVQQNHVVARLHSGDPAVYGAIAEQMRALANYHIPFEIIPGVSSVFAAASTLKKELTIPGKSQTLILTRVEGRASELPQGASLSHLARFPATLAIFLSAALAGKVTRELLDAGFKESDPLVVAYKVTWPDEKIIWSTVKTLSEDLRHHRIHRHALILAGPAIEEYAQDIRSRLYDPAFSHLFRQPQEDKRGTTT, encoded by the coding sequence ATGAAAGAGATTAAAGCGGGAATGGTTTACATCATCGGGGCAGGTCCTGGAGATCCGGAGTTGTTAACCGTTCGAGGAATGCACATTCTTCAACAGGCCGATACGGTCATTTACGCAGATTCGCTTATTGACACGCAAATTCTTTCGTATTGTCGCGCATCGACTCACATTGTGACCAGTAGTGATCACCATTTGGATGAAATCATCGCGGTGATGGTGCAAGCTGTCCAGCAAAATCATGTTGTGGCCCGCTTACATTCGGGAGATCCCGCCGTTTATGGCGCGATTGCCGAACAAATGCGGGCATTAGCGAACTATCACATTCCCTTTGAAATCATTCCTGGGGTAAGTTCGGTGTTCGCCGCAGCAAGCACTTTGAAAAAAGAATTAACCATACCCGGAAAATCACAGACGCTAATATTGACACGGGTCGAGGGGCGAGCCAGTGAACTGCCTCAAGGCGCGTCCTTATCTCATTTGGCTCGTTTTCCGGCAACCTTGGCGATTTTCTTAAGTGCAGCACTAGCGGGGAAGGTAACGCGTGAGCTCCTTGATGCGGGATTTAAAGAGTCTGATCCTCTAGTTGTGGCGTATAAAGTCACATGGCCTGACGAGAAGATTATTTGGAGCACGGTGAAAACATTATCAGAAGATTTGCGTCATCACCGCATTCATCGGCATGCCTTGATTTTGGCGGGTCCAGCGATTGAAGAGTATGCTCAGGATATTCGTTCACGTTTGTATGATCCCGCCTTTTCTCATTTATTTCGACAACCCCAGGAGGATAAACGAGGAACGACGACATGA
- a CDS encoding ATP-binding protein: MTDYVMPLDAIVGQDELKLALALTAISPRIGGVLIQGERGNAKSTTVRSFAQILPQIALRKDCPYHCDPIHPFSFCPVCEHGTSETVMGQAPFIELPLGATEDRVLGHLDLEEVLRRSHTRFVPGLLAQAHRGILYIDEVNLLDDQLIDLLLDAASSGMAHIERDGFSLAYPAQFVLVGTMNPEEGEIRPQLLDRFGLSVEITTPQNIEERVLITERRLAFDQQPELFIEQWETSIQNWRQRLLNARQLLPEISMPTAILRYIAERAVQAHVEGLRADIVMAEASRAYAALNGKTWVDTMDVDVVAPLVLGHRTRPSSPPPPRGHQNSGSQDRSRQEGLHSPASSMPSEPHSSGGSAHHQDIDNPGDGGEAERIIPMNLFHHFMVSKDFGPWRYSLGMKKETGTRLLISRRLGQPSLSYLRGKNRKQFAHEPHAVFIDWPGTITAKIKRQHGTAHTQAWCRKDLIFRKSKHPRPVAVVFVVDTSASMGSIKRLGRVKGTIMKIAQKAYRKRAYFALLTFGHHQARVVLAPTNKLGRLRSILERMPARGNTPLWEGLQETALQLKKWNAKTPWVFQLYLMTDGKVPGITSHWDEHVLRARECKEALDQSPVHIQVIDADTSRIAMHWAKKIAQILHADYGTLEEGA; encoded by the coding sequence ATGACTGATTATGTAATGCCTCTTGACGCGATTGTGGGCCAAGACGAACTAAAATTAGCTCTGGCCCTTACAGCCATATCTCCACGCATTGGCGGGGTCTTGATACAAGGCGAACGCGGCAATGCCAAATCCACCACGGTGCGATCTTTTGCCCAAATCCTCCCGCAAATTGCCTTGCGCAAAGATTGTCCCTACCATTGCGATCCGATCCACCCGTTTTCCTTTTGTCCGGTGTGCGAACATGGCACATCGGAAACGGTCATGGGACAAGCTCCTTTTATTGAATTGCCCCTGGGAGCCACGGAAGACCGGGTTTTAGGCCATTTGGATTTGGAGGAAGTGCTCAGGCGATCCCATACCCGTTTTGTTCCGGGGCTGCTTGCGCAGGCACACCGGGGGATCTTATACATTGATGAAGTCAATCTCTTAGACGATCAATTGATTGATTTGTTATTGGATGCTGCCAGTTCCGGTATGGCCCACATTGAACGAGATGGATTTTCATTGGCTTATCCGGCGCAGTTTGTGCTAGTGGGCACAATGAATCCTGAAGAGGGTGAAATTCGTCCCCAACTCTTAGACCGCTTTGGGCTCTCGGTTGAGATTACCACCCCTCAAAACATTGAGGAGCGCGTATTAATTACAGAACGGCGGCTCGCATTTGATCAACAGCCGGAGTTGTTTATCGAACAATGGGAGACATCCATACAAAATTGGCGGCAACGCCTTCTCAACGCCCGACAGCTGTTGCCGGAAATTTCAATGCCGACCGCAATTTTACGCTATATTGCAGAACGCGCAGTACAAGCTCATGTTGAAGGTTTGCGAGCCGATATTGTCATGGCCGAGGCGAGCCGAGCCTACGCCGCCTTGAATGGCAAGACATGGGTCGATACGATGGATGTCGATGTGGTAGCACCATTAGTGTTGGGTCACCGAACCCGGCCCTCGTCCCCTCCGCCGCCCCGCGGCCATCAAAATAGCGGCAGCCAAGACCGATCCCGGCAAGAGGGACTCCATTCGCCTGCGTCGTCGATGCCATCAGAGCCCCACTCTTCCGGTGGCAGTGCTCATCATCAAGACATCGACAATCCTGGTGATGGCGGAGAAGCCGAGCGGATTATCCCTATGAATTTGTTCCATCATTTTATGGTATCTAAGGATTTCGGACCATGGCGGTATAGTCTCGGGATGAAGAAGGAGACGGGAACGCGTCTTCTAATCTCACGCCGGCTAGGCCAACCATCCCTATCTTATTTACGGGGGAAGAACCGGAAACAGTTTGCTCATGAACCCCATGCCGTATTTATTGACTGGCCCGGAACAATAACGGCAAAAATTAAACGGCAACATGGGACCGCCCACACTCAAGCATGGTGTCGTAAGGATTTGATTTTTCGCAAATCGAAACATCCCCGTCCGGTTGCAGTGGTCTTTGTCGTGGATACCAGTGCGTCGATGGGAAGTATTAAGCGCTTGGGACGGGTGAAAGGTACCATCATGAAGATTGCACAAAAAGCGTATCGTAAGCGCGCATATTTTGCGTTGTTAACCTTTGGTCATCATCAAGCGCGGGTTGTTTTGGCTCCTACCAATAAACTGGGACGGCTGCGGTCCATTCTTGAGAGGATGCCAGCTCGGGGCAATACCCCGTTGTGGGAGGGATTGCAGGAGACGGCTCTTCAATTAAAGAAGTGGAATGCAAAGACTCCATGGGTCTTTCAACTTTATCTGATGACAGATGGTAAAGTTCCGGGGATTACAAGCCATTGGGATGAGCATGTCCTACGGGCTAGGGAGTGCAAAGAAGCGTTAGACCAAAGTCCGGTGCATATCCAGGTTATTGATGCAGATACGAGTCGGATTGCGATGCATTGGGCAAAGAAAATTGCCCAGATTCTTCATGCTGACTATGGCACATTAGAAGAGGGGGCCTAG
- a CDS encoding precorrin-8X methylmutase has translation MTPQQIYEQSFRQIRQGLTTLNCSDEERHIIERVIHATADWEYRDTMQFHPQALNAGIEAITRNIPIITDVHMVQVGFNRTMMTSLGLKSFCYVDHTHADTMAQKFGITRSAWGIRHAFDVHGNAAIVVIANAPTALLETLRLIDEKGWTPHLVIGVPVGFVMAKESKELLAQQQKIPFVTNLSLKGGSPVGAAIVNAFMTLVDKKGL, from the coding sequence ATGACACCTCAACAAATCTATGAGCAGTCTTTCCGGCAAATTCGTCAGGGATTAACTACCTTAAACTGCTCGGATGAAGAACGTCATATCATTGAGCGGGTTATTCATGCGACAGCAGATTGGGAATATCGGGATACGATGCAATTTCACCCCCAGGCTTTAAATGCAGGGATCGAGGCGATAACGCGCAATATACCGATTATTACTGATGTCCATATGGTACAGGTAGGCTTTAATCGGACGATGATGACGAGTTTGGGGCTGAAGAGCTTTTGTTATGTGGATCATACCCATGCAGATACTATGGCACAAAAATTTGGGATTACACGCTCAGCATGGGGTATTCGACACGCATTTGATGTGCACGGTAATGCGGCCATCGTGGTCATTGCCAACGCTCCCACCGCATTATTAGAAACTTTGCGGCTGATTGACGAAAAGGGGTGGACCCCTCATCTGGTTATCGGCGTTCCGGTGGGATTTGTCATGGCCAAGGAATCTAAAGAGCTATTGGCACAGCAGCAGAAAATTCCCTTTGTGACCAATTTGTCGCTGAAAGGAGGAAGTCCCGTGGGGGCTGCAATTGTCAACGCCTTCATGACACTGGTGGACAAGAAGGGCCTATGA
- the cobI gene encoding precorrin-2 C(20)-methyltransferase — MKSVMKLCGTLYGLGAGAGNREWLTLEADRILREAPIIALPYGADGHPGRAEQIIAPYLGPEKTLLRLQFPMTRNPELLHQAWEDAADETLSYLRKPVDVVFVTEGDPSLYSTFSYLAEAVETKCPEIKIRVVPGISSILAGPARWGHALTKSHQSLAIIPASHNLEKVAKALDLCDTVVILKVAQVFDEIYNLLASRQLLTNTVYLSHIGLNDEEMIADITMLKERPLPYMSLLIVSSNGQKPTKAGNP, encoded by the coding sequence TTGAAAAGTGTAATGAAATTATGTGGCACCCTATACGGATTAGGAGCCGGTGCTGGCAATCGCGAATGGTTGACGTTGGAAGCAGATAGGATTTTGCGAGAGGCTCCCATTATTGCCCTGCCTTACGGTGCAGATGGTCATCCTGGCCGCGCTGAACAGATTATTGCACCTTATTTAGGTCCGGAGAAAACATTATTGCGATTACAATTTCCCATGACCCGTAATCCTGAATTATTGCATCAGGCGTGGGAAGATGCGGCTGACGAAACCCTGTCGTACTTGCGAAAACCGGTGGATGTCGTGTTTGTGACTGAAGGGGATCCGTCCCTCTATTCCACCTTTTCCTATCTCGCGGAGGCTGTTGAAACCAAATGTCCTGAGATCAAGATCCGTGTAGTGCCTGGCATTTCATCAATTCTTGCCGGTCCAGCCCGGTGGGGACATGCGCTGACAAAGTCTCATCAGTCCCTTGCTATTATTCCAGCTTCCCATAATCTCGAGAAAGTTGCCAAAGCGCTTGATCTGTGTGACACCGTCGTGATTTTGAAGGTAGCGCAGGTATTTGATGAGATTTATAATTTATTGGCGTCACGCCAGTTGTTGACCAATACCGTTTATTTATCTCATATTGGGTTGAATGATGAAGAAATGATCGCGGATATTACCATGTTAAAAGAAAGGCCCTTACCCTATATGTCACTTCTCATCGTATCGTCCAACGGTCAAAAACCTACGAAGGCAGGGAACCCATGA
- the cobN gene encoding cobaltochelatase subunit CobN produces MIIYLTTAETDLLSLSKACERDSSRPWDVMAVNLTEVVNEDDILHHIAHHGELVIMRLLGGRKACPHLFDNIVQLCWQNKIPLMAWPGDLEPSEELQSVTNVDFVLSDQAMRYAALGGERNFYHLLCFVSDHFLGTHYGYEPPYEEAWTGIYWPAMDEALTREQWQEVTQEYDSHPTVAILFYRAHWLSRNLSFIDAIITELIHRDMRPLPVFTQSLKTDQQVAAWLDGVDAVIITMSFATVGLQEEMQGVSGRLALQGEPNLLMQWDVPVFQALISLGSEKTWRASALGLGPLETAMNVAIPEFDGRIITIPVSFREEEPSTSHGIRSRRYVPILDRVNRLCDMVAKAVRLRRTPLPQRRVAFVLTNYPSKNSRIGNAVGLDTPKSLVKLLHLMAESGYDVGPRELLPANGDELMKTLIARGTHDEDYLTEEQWLQMAELPVSMYSKKYQTLNPGVREQVEKHWGVAPGQGEHGHISMKIPGCVFGNIFVGIQPPRGNGEDEVGIYHSPELPPSHHYMAYYQWIREKFQAHAVIHLGKHGTLEWLPGKGIGLSQDCFPDIVLEDLPNFYPFIVDDPGEGTQAKRRSHAVLIDHMVPPVTAAGLYDDLVKMQQLLDQYYQAETLDPSKLPIIQEAIWELAESIHLNRDLNQSDRPQDFPQYLLDIDGYLCELEARQIRDGLHILGEGPKTPENWGELLYAMARLPFSNKVPSMPEALCQDLGLNWADFQENLGRPYWGVVPSLIELHLPKSVRRTYGDVKMAVERLAKTLLAESVEGNRPEQLPQTTSVIEVVHTRIVPFLKDLRTETAALLHGLDGGYVPPGPSGAPTRGMIDVLPTGRNFYSVDPRSIPSIPAWQVGQRLAKELIEKYQKDHGQMPKSVGIVVWGTAAMRTGGDDIAEILALLGVRPIWEQANGRIQSLAIIPLEELGRPRVDVTVRISGFFRDAFRNVIDLIHQAVTIVAQADEPLEFNPVRAHWLSDTKKAMAQGQSAERAAHQALWRVFGSKPGSYGSGILPALNTGQWQNPDDLAQLYLTWSSYAYSDTDYGTFAYPELSARLMRVQIATKNQDNREHDIFDSDDYLQDHGGMAASIRSLTGSMPDLYFGDSSDPTRSTVRSFQDEAYRVFRSRVVNPKWIQAAMRHDYKGALEMANTMDFLFGYDATADLLEDWMYDEVAKAYVVNQDVRQFFQKSNPWALKDIAERLIEAHQRGMWEHPDPTIYENVVDALMETESTLEEWGEDDD; encoded by the coding sequence ATGATCATTTATTTAACGACTGCTGAGACCGATTTGCTAAGTTTATCGAAAGCCTGTGAACGTGACTCATCACGTCCCTGGGACGTCATGGCCGTCAATTTGACCGAAGTCGTCAATGAGGATGATATTCTGCATCACATTGCTCATCACGGGGAACTGGTCATTATGCGTCTTTTGGGGGGACGGAAGGCGTGTCCTCATCTGTTTGATAACATTGTGCAACTTTGTTGGCAGAACAAGATTCCCCTGATGGCATGGCCTGGAGATCTTGAACCCAGCGAAGAATTGCAAAGCGTTACCAATGTGGATTTTGTGTTGTCCGATCAAGCTATGCGTTATGCAGCACTCGGAGGAGAGCGCAATTTTTATCATCTTCTATGTTTTGTGTCCGATCATTTTCTTGGCACGCACTATGGATATGAACCTCCTTATGAAGAGGCATGGACAGGGATTTATTGGCCTGCCATGGATGAAGCCTTGACGCGAGAACAGTGGCAGGAGGTCACTCAAGAATATGATAGCCATCCTACTGTCGCAATTTTATTTTACCGTGCTCACTGGTTAAGCCGAAATCTCTCGTTTATCGATGCGATTATCACCGAACTGATTCACCGCGATATGCGCCCCTTGCCCGTTTTTACCCAATCCCTCAAAACGGACCAACAAGTAGCAGCATGGTTAGACGGGGTTGATGCTGTGATTATTACAATGAGTTTTGCGACGGTGGGACTCCAAGAAGAGATGCAGGGGGTGTCCGGACGATTGGCACTTCAGGGTGAGCCCAACTTATTGATGCAATGGGACGTACCAGTCTTTCAAGCACTGATTTCTTTGGGATCGGAGAAAACATGGCGCGCCAGTGCTTTGGGCCTTGGACCTCTTGAAACGGCTATGAACGTTGCTATTCCCGAATTTGATGGCCGAATTATTACGATTCCGGTTTCATTCCGGGAAGAGGAGCCATCGACATCTCATGGGATTCGAAGCCGGCGTTACGTACCAATTTTGGACCGGGTTAACCGGTTGTGTGATATGGTAGCTAAAGCGGTCAGGCTGCGACGAACACCTTTACCCCAACGGCGTGTCGCATTTGTTTTAACGAACTACCCCTCGAAAAATTCACGTATCGGCAATGCTGTTGGCCTAGACACGCCAAAGTCTTTAGTGAAGTTGTTGCACTTGATGGCGGAAAGCGGATATGATGTAGGCCCGCGTGAATTACTTCCAGCGAATGGTGATGAGCTAATGAAAACACTCATTGCCCGGGGAACACACGATGAGGATTACCTCACTGAAGAACAATGGCTACAAATGGCTGAATTGCCGGTTTCCATGTATTCAAAGAAATACCAGACTCTCAATCCCGGAGTGCGGGAACAGGTGGAAAAACACTGGGGAGTTGCCCCGGGACAAGGGGAGCATGGACATATATCGATGAAGATTCCTGGGTGTGTTTTTGGCAACATTTTCGTGGGCATTCAGCCACCCCGGGGTAATGGTGAGGATGAGGTGGGAATTTACCATAGCCCGGAATTACCGCCTTCGCACCATTATATGGCCTATTATCAGTGGATCCGAGAGAAATTTCAGGCACATGCCGTGATTCATTTAGGAAAACACGGAACCTTGGAATGGTTACCAGGAAAAGGGATTGGATTGTCCCAAGACTGTTTTCCCGACATTGTCTTAGAGGATTTACCTAACTTTTACCCGTTCATCGTCGACGACCCCGGGGAAGGAACCCAGGCCAAACGGCGGAGTCATGCGGTGTTAATTGATCACATGGTGCCTCCCGTCACGGCGGCTGGTCTTTACGACGACCTGGTGAAAATGCAGCAACTGCTTGATCAATATTATCAAGCAGAAACGCTGGACCCGAGTAAATTGCCTATAATTCAAGAGGCAATTTGGGAATTGGCGGAATCCATTCACTTAAACCGTGATCTTAATCAATCTGATCGGCCTCAGGATTTTCCGCAATATCTTCTCGATATTGACGGCTATCTCTGCGAATTGGAAGCACGGCAAATTCGTGACGGGTTGCACATTTTAGGGGAAGGTCCAAAGACCCCGGAGAATTGGGGAGAACTTCTTTATGCCATGGCACGTCTGCCATTTTCCAATAAGGTTCCTTCTATGCCCGAGGCACTGTGTCAAGATTTGGGCCTTAATTGGGCGGATTTTCAGGAAAATTTAGGACGTCCTTATTGGGGCGTGGTTCCTTCCTTGATCGAGCTTCATTTGCCTAAGAGCGTCAGGCGAACTTATGGGGACGTGAAGATGGCCGTAGAACGTCTTGCAAAAACTTTATTAGCTGAGAGTGTGGAGGGTAACAGGCCAGAGCAGTTACCTCAAACCACCTCAGTAATAGAAGTCGTGCACACCCGGATCGTTCCCTTTCTGAAGGACCTTCGAACCGAAACTGCGGCGCTGTTACACGGTTTAGATGGAGGATATGTCCCTCCTGGGCCCAGCGGCGCGCCAACTAGGGGAATGATTGACGTTTTACCGACTGGGCGTAATTTTTATTCGGTAGATCCGCGAAGCATTCCCTCCATTCCGGCATGGCAAGTTGGGCAGCGCCTAGCCAAAGAATTGATAGAGAAATATCAAAAAGATCACGGGCAGATGCCGAAGTCTGTTGGCATTGTGGTTTGGGGTACCGCTGCTATGCGAACAGGGGGAGACGACATTGCCGAGATTTTAGCCTTATTGGGAGTCCGTCCTATATGGGAACAAGCGAACGGGCGTATCCAATCCCTCGCAATTATCCCCTTAGAAGAATTGGGACGCCCTCGTGTGGATGTCACGGTACGTATTAGCGGGTTCTTTCGCGATGCATTTCGCAATGTCATCGATTTGATTCATCAGGCGGTCACTATAGTGGCTCAAGCCGACGAACCCCTTGAGTTCAATCCCGTTCGGGCCCATTGGCTTAGTGATACGAAAAAGGCTATGGCCCAAGGACAATCTGCTGAGCGAGCGGCTCATCAAGCGTTGTGGCGCGTGTTTGGCAGTAAACCGGGAAGTTATGGGTCGGGGATTCTTCCTGCTTTAAACACGGGACAGTGGCAAAATCCTGATGACTTAGCCCAGTTATATTTAACCTGGTCAAGTTATGCCTATAGCGATACGGATTATGGCACATTTGCTTACCCGGAATTGTCTGCACGCCTAATGCGTGTTCAGATTGCAACCAAAAATCAGGACAACCGGGAACATGACATTTTTGATAGTGATGACTATCTCCAAGACCATGGGGGCATGGCGGCCTCTATTCGTTCTCTCACGGGGTCGATGCCTGATTTGTATTTTGGAGATTCCTCGGATCCAACCCGGTCGACGGTACGATCTTTTCAAGATGAGGCTTACCGTGTGTTTCGTAGTCGTGTTGTCAATCCTAAATGGATTCAAGCGGCAATGCGTCATGATTATAAAGGGGCGCTGGAAATGGCTAACACCATGGACTTCTTATTTGGCTATGATGCTACAGCGGATTTGTTGGAAGACTGGATGTATGACGAAGTGGCTAAGGCTTATGTTGTCAATCAAGACGTACGTCAATTTTTCCAAAAATCCAATCCTTGGGCCTTAAAAGACATTGCTGAACGGCTTATTGAAGCACATCAACGTGGTATGTGGGAACACCCTGATCCCACCATCTATGAAAACGTTGTAGACGCGTTAATGGAAACCGAAAGTACGTTAGAGGAGTGGGGAGAAGACGATGACTGA
- a CDS encoding cobalt-precorrin 5A hydrolase, giving the protein MRKETWAAVLISRAGLRLIERLRPHKVFDLWVPDRLSDAVLRSIGPTYTYNGPLKDVVREKFHAYDHWIFVMSLGAVVRLIAPILRDKYSDPSVTVLDDAGQYAICLLSCHVRGGNQATYDVAKILQAIPVMTTGSESLGVPALDMIGKEWEWSLDSSAMIPVMSRMMLDNEPIGVIQESGPMHWNYRDYFASRIYHSWTAVPQSVMDEMKGWIWITHRQVSPPHATLNKPILIYHPKVLTVGIGFSRNTPLEDFEQLLVQIFREHHLAVDSVAQVATIDIKQGDLTFKIFATSHGWPIVYYSAAELNAIVFDQATHNPHVFRATGAMAVAEPAAILGAQGGNLIVRKVKSDRVTMAVGLVRAFG; this is encoded by the coding sequence ATGAGGAAAGAAACATGGGCAGCGGTATTGATTTCGCGAGCGGGATTACGGCTTATCGAGCGTTTGCGTCCCCATAAAGTGTTCGATCTTTGGGTTCCGGATCGCCTCAGTGATGCGGTCCTTCGCTCAATTGGCCCCACCTACACCTATAACGGGCCGCTAAAAGACGTTGTAAGAGAGAAATTTCATGCCTATGACCACTGGATATTTGTGATGTCCCTGGGAGCTGTCGTCCGGCTCATCGCTCCTATTCTTCGCGATAAGTATTCCGATCCGAGTGTGACCGTCCTAGATGATGCAGGACAATATGCGATTTGTCTTTTGTCTTGCCATGTCCGGGGCGGAAACCAAGCGACTTATGACGTGGCTAAGATATTACAGGCCATTCCAGTCATGACAACCGGATCCGAGAGTTTAGGAGTGCCGGCCTTAGATATGATTGGAAAGGAATGGGAATGGTCCCTTGACTCTTCCGCCATGATCCCCGTTATGTCGCGTATGATGTTGGATAACGAACCGATAGGTGTGATTCAAGAAAGCGGGCCCATGCACTGGAATTATCGTGATTATTTTGCCTCCCGGATCTACCATAGTTGGACAGCCGTTCCCCAAAGCGTCATGGATGAAATGAAAGGGTGGATATGGATTACCCATCGTCAAGTTTCTCCGCCTCATGCCACGTTGAACAAACCGATTCTCATTTATCATCCTAAGGTCTTGACAGTAGGTATAGGTTTTAGCCGTAATACCCCACTAGAGGATTTTGAACAGCTCCTGGTCCAAATATTTAGGGAACATCATCTCGCCGTGGACAGTGTGGCGCAGGTGGCAACCATTGATATTAAGCAAGGAGATTTGACCTTTAAGATATTTGCCACGTCGCATGGTTGGCCCATTGTATATTATTCGGCAGCGGAATTAAATGCGATTGTTTTCGATCAGGCCACGCACAATCCCCATGTTTTTCGTGCCACCGGTGCCATGGCGGTGGCTGAGCCGGCCGCCATTTTAGGGGCACAAGGAGGGAATTTAATTGTGCGAAAGGTCAAGTCAGACCGGGTGACAATGGCTGTTGGCCTGGTGCGCGCATTTGGCTAA
- the cbiE gene encoding precorrin-6y C5,15-methyltransferase (decarboxylating) subunit CbiE, protein MIANPIYILGLPPQGLDQLDENGQRLIQTADIVYGSRFILRHVPGDAEKYAITAPLEQMATHLKTHYDQKRVVLATGDPNFFGIAEFLYRSLGAEQLVVIPHVSSIQRAFAKIKMSWHDAFFGSVHGRPLEPVIGWIVRYPKVVVLTDPDHHAGKIAQTLVAADLPWVSMYVCENLDRDNEHISVGTAEDFQNQRLGEYAVVILINNRAGFQPFGMEDDTFQHRPEQPGMITKKPVRAISIAQLGLHQHSILWDIGAGTGSVAIDSSRIVGVTGKVFAIEGNARDYQILCENIRSHQAAVTPIYGEAPEILDPLPDPDAVFVGGSGGRLTDIIETVSQRLKPGGVMVLNVVRFDHLSLISQLFPQGYSWNVRMVQTALLDDKMTIPRFLPDNPVFVVSAKKPVQPLPANSMANERSMQAE, encoded by the coding sequence ATGATAGCCAATCCGATTTATATTTTGGGCCTGCCACCCCAAGGTTTAGATCAATTGGATGAAAATGGACAGCGTCTTATACAAACAGCTGATATTGTTTATGGCAGTCGTTTTATATTGCGACACGTTCCGGGTGACGCTGAAAAGTATGCCATCACAGCGCCTCTTGAACAAATGGCCACGCATTTGAAGACACATTATGATCAAAAACGTGTCGTGCTGGCGACGGGAGACCCAAATTTTTTTGGCATTGCAGAGTTTTTATACCGGTCTTTGGGTGCTGAACAGCTGGTCGTGATTCCCCATGTCTCCTCCATCCAACGCGCTTTTGCCAAAATAAAAATGTCATGGCACGATGCATTTTTTGGAAGCGTTCATGGACGCCCATTAGAACCGGTGATTGGTTGGATCGTCCGCTATCCCAAAGTGGTAGTGCTGACTGATCCCGACCATCACGCCGGGAAAATCGCTCAAACTCTCGTCGCGGCCGATTTGCCTTGGGTGTCTATGTATGTTTGTGAAAACCTCGATAGGGATAATGAACACATTAGCGTGGGGACTGCTGAGGACTTTCAAAATCAACGTCTAGGAGAATATGCGGTCGTGATTTTGATTAATAACCGTGCCGGATTTCAGCCTTTTGGCATGGAGGATGATACATTTCAACATCGGCCCGAGCAACCCGGTATGATTACCAAAAAGCCAGTTAGGGCAATCAGTATTGCCCAACTTGGATTACATCAGCACAGTATTCTGTGGGATATCGGTGCGGGAACCGGATCGGTGGCGATCGATTCCAGCCGTATTGTTGGTGTCACCGGAAAAGTTTTTGCTATTGAAGGAAACGCTCGCGATTATCAGATTTTATGCGAAAATATCCGGAGCCATCAGGCGGCCGTTACGCCCATTTATGGGGAAGCACCTGAGATTCTTGATCCTCTCCCTGATCCCGATGCGGTATTTGTGGGTGGATCAGGAGGACGGCTCACCGACATTATTGAAACGGTCAGCCAGCGGTTAAAGCCCGGGGGCGTGATGGTCTTGAATGTCGTGCGTTTTGATCATCTATCTCTAATATCACAGCTGTTTCCGCAGGGATATTCATGGAACGTGCGCATGGTGCAAACGGCCTTGCTGGATGATAAGATGACAATTCCACGATTTCTTCCCGATAATCCGGTCTTTGTTGTTTCGGCAAAAAAACCTGTTCAGCCACTTCCTGCTAATAGTATGGCGAACGAAAGAAGCATGCAAGCTGAGTAG